The following DNA comes from Quercus robur chromosome 1, dhQueRobu3.1, whole genome shotgun sequence.
CCCTAAACTCAAAACCCTGAAGGGAGCCATTGTCTTGCTCTGAAGATTGACACCAATGTGACTGAGGTTGAAGGAGATTTTGCGGTTGTTATCAATTTCCTTAACTCTGAAGGTTGCTACCTGGCGAATTGTGTTCATGTGATTAAAGACTCTAAGGTAAAAGTAAATTAAAGATAttaatttaatctctttttccAGTGTCAGACGCAATGGTATTAATCCTGAGGACATATCTCTTTTTGTAATAGGTGACAAAGTTTTGATTCAATAATATCACGGTCTTGATTCAATAAATCTTTGGTTTTCAATGCGTGATTTTCTCCACCGTTGCCGACCTTTGCTTTCCAATGTAATGATTTTGGTAGTGTTCCTCGAGGtaagctttctttttctctttatttttttggagggcTCATTTTTATGAAGAACACTGATTGTGCAGGGGTTATAAAGGTATTATATGAAAGAATTAATATATGaagaactattattattatattttttggatattgttggaagtttttcAAATCTTAATTTATGAAGTGTGAGTAATATCTGAAGCATAAGTTCAGCCATTGttctccccccaaaaaaaaaaaaaaattcagcaattGTGCAAGTTAACTctaattgttatatatatatatatatttatatttatataagtatattCTTTATCTCAAGAGATAAAGCAACctactaaacaaaaaaatttggtcTGCTTTTACATATctcataatttatttagttagtttgtAGCATTTACATTATAGAATAATAACTACTACTTATGTGTGTATTGCTCATACAAAATAATCTATGCTTTTGATAGTTTTGTGTTGAAGTTGGAAAAGCTGGTGTGTATTAGTTCCCATTTTATGAAGTGGTGGACCTAGATTTGGTTTGTTATCCATTTATGCTTTTGACAGTATTTGATTGATGAAAATTGTGGTTATTTAGTTTTTCTATATTATTGTTTTAGCTCTTACTAAATTATCAAATAGTCGTAATACAATTGTAGGGTAACTTATGTCTcttaaatttatgatttgattccctacaatatttttttggttaattgatATTGGTCTTACTTTACAAGAATCTAAAAATCTTGATACTAGGATTTGTGGTAAGTTCAACTTTAAGTGGAAGTCCAATGAAATATATGTATTCTCACATGATCAATTTCTTGCAGTTATTGTTGTGTGCTTATATTGCATCTTTTGATATGaaattgttgtttatttttgtgtgcCACTTTCTATTTTGGTGAGCCTCtttcatattttcaaaagaatgaTTGCATCATTGAAGTAAATATTATGCTCTTCCAAGCATATAAATtcctttataaaaatgttgtccTTAGTGTAGTCATCATAATCTCTCTCTAAATGCAattcttatataattatatttgataATCAAAGTGTATTCTCAACTGATATTGTGAGGAGAAgtttgtatataaatatatatataaatatattttgaacttttatatatatatatatatatatattatgaacttttatatataaatcgAATTACTTATTATCATTCATTTTTAAGTCACTATCtcttcaagcaaaaaaaaaaaaaatttattaaattataccgtgcatcgcacggattagtattatatatatatatatataatcgaagCCTTTGACTTTTGGTTAATCTCTCCACAATTTTTCCGTatcagcattttttatttatattttttaatttgatttaattcttttgattttatagtaccaaattgcagaaaatttgaggagggaagagagagtcctaacaggagtcagtttctctctcttttttccttaatcctaaagtcttttttttttttttttttttttgaaacctaaagtgagtcctttttttttttttttaaattctaacgTGAGgtctaattaaataaaatataattattttttaatcttaattcTAACATAAGTCtcacaaaaagtcaaaaaacttcatttttatattatatatagataataataatgatgtggcaaGCTTTATTAAGAATATGAGAAAGCAATTTGTAGATCTACTATCAAGATAACATATATTAGATTGGTAATAGATATTAGATTTAATTGCAGTTGAGTATTATGTGAAGTCATCACCGTAGAATAGCCCACGCCGGAATGTATTATGTGAAACCAATGATATGAAAGAAAACGAATTTTTCTAAACCattatattgaacaaaaaattacttattttcattcattttcaagttatacattttttttttaagtcaattcATAGaactttaagcaaaataaatactttttatttttatttaactatcccgtgcatcgcacgggttagcgactagttatacTAACAAACAAGAACAACAGAAGCACTatataaaatacataaacaacaccttatcaaaaaaaaaaaaaaaaaacataaacaacagAAGCATTATATTTATACCACAAAGGGCACCTACTTTTTCCTTTATCATCTTTAGTAATTAGTATGAGGTCAATGATAATATGTATGTGgccctcaaaaaaagaaaaaagaattgtgaAAGAACATACCTCAAATGGTCCAATTCCATTGCATGCCCATTggcaataaaaaagaaaagaaaatggaagtTATCACTATCAATTCTTTGTTCAgtaaaaattatactttttttttttttagagagagttttaatctatgacgtccactcctgatgatagctctttatcatcagatcaaaacaccaatcagtttttagtataggcggggattgaaccccaaatctcttatacaactatcagaaactttatcagttgagctaactggaatccacgtaaaaaattatactttgttACCTGTCATTTCTCCAATATCTTGAATTAAAtaacaaatacataatttatgCAAAACGTAAAGCGTCCAACAACAAATCCTCAAAACGCTAATGCTAAAGAAGATTATgattcttcctcaaaaaaaagaagaagatcatGATTAATTGATGGTATCTTATAATCATAAGAAATCATTAATTGCGTGAAGTGCAAATTATGTAGTTGTCATGGCGCCACTGCCACCgcaaccaaatacaaaatagaaaacaaacccagaaaaagtTTAAATATTTCACAGTCGATCGATGAAACCCAACAAAACTTGGTTTGTAAGTTCCATAATATGCACAAACTATAAGTATGACTatgattttgtgattttgggtcccatatcttttgcttttttgtgtttggattacttctcatattaattatttttcatcccAATATATGGGTGATTCTATGGCCATCGCTATCTGGATAATTGTTGATATATATAATGAAAGGGGAAGGCATATGTAAGCCATAATTGAAGCCACCTCATACTATACCTAACTTTTATACGCACTAGGACCACCCACCATGAATGAATCTAGCTAGGGCTAGACCCAATTCAACCACCACTACTCTCTACCTCTCAGTGAGATTATGGAGCCaagaaagtaaataaatattcCATCTATACTTGTTTAATGTGTAATGTATAGAAAAATCACTCTCGTTTTTTTAgaacaaaatttgagtttgttattattttcttaacatTCATTGCTTTTGGCTTAAGCCGGAAATTATTccttaaaaaatagagaagaaaaaaaaaattacatagttGCACGTTACGTctaaaattgattttctttagaATTATTCTTTCTcccatataaataaataagacaatatcATAGcacatactttaaaaaaataaggttataattttctttatgagtctaaatataatttattccTCTTGACATTCGAAAATATTATTGTATATGATGTTTTAGGTGATGAATAAAAACCATGCCAAActgattctcccaaaaaaacAAGAAGCTGCACATATTAGagtttaatttcttctttaaatttgtCACTTTGTACATGAATGAACCGCACGTCCATTATTAATGAGCTTCATGGCCACAGCTAGATAAAATCATAAAACTATCAGTAATACTAGAAATGACCAAtagttctgtttttttttttcttaaccagTTGATTTGGTCTTTTGGTTGGTGCAGAAAAGCACTTGGACTTGGCCATACTGTGCTGTGCACAAATAAATATTCTCTATAACTGAAAAATCCTAACCGCTTTCTGATTTGTATGGTCTGGCTCAGATCAGATACTGccctgtaatttttttttttttttaggggataCTGCCCTGTAATTGAAACTGCTATTTCTCTTTAATTGAATATTTTCCCaggtaaccaaaaaaaaaaccgattTATTGTTACTAAGTGCTAACGTGTTCAGTCCTCTCTCTGAAACAATTAATAATCGGGGCATTTAACAAAAAGTGATTACATCCAAAAGCTTCTGACGAAATAACGATGAAATATTACTGCACATCACATCACCTCCATTaatcctctttctttcttatttttttctccctagctagaaacaaaattttaataattattatgaaTTTGTGACAATGGAGAGAGGTCTCAAATTTACTGCCAACCAAAAATACTGACAGAACAATAACGACAAGTCTACAAGTTCTTTAGATATATATctcaacaaaatttatataaaaagaaggCTGTGTTTTCTTCTCTGTAAACATAGTGGCAGTGATTTCGATCCCCAACCCCATACTCAACTTCCAATAGAGAAAATTAAACattacagaaaaataaataaaaatataaaaattccttataattaaaaaaaaaaaaaaaaaaaagcaaattatatttttccacTCAAAACTTTCGTCCCAtttccaaactatatatattgttCGATTAACACCCCAATTAAAAGACTTTTATCTATGTGCCTTCTGTCATTCAAATTAAGTATTCAATAAGACAAAAATTGggcatatatataataaccCATCATTTTTGTCTTATTTTACACTTAATTTAAATTCATACAATTCTCTCAAATTAGGGTATCAATCGGGCAAATCAATATTCAATAGTTTGTGGACAATGAAAATGAAATCAAGTGTGtggataaaatataatttaccaAAAACATAGAATCAGATATCATCAACCACATCAACCTTGGCAGTGCAAAATAGCAAGCGCCGGAAGAAGGTGAACAGGGCATTGCATGAACCCTCCTTAGCCTTCATGAACACTCCACGGCCAGGCCTTTTCTTCTCATCAATAGTAGTACTCTTTGTCTTATTGCTTTTATTTCCAGAAGCCATTCTCAGCTTTACTTTCTCCAAACACTTCTTGGTCTTTTCGGGGACACTCTCTTTCCTAGAGAAAGTGTAGCTCCTCAAGAACATTTGCCTGCATGAAATGCTGTCCACCACTGTAGGGTGCGGACGCGCCCCGGCAGCACGGTGCCCATTAGAGCTTACGGACCTCACGAACTCGGCGTCGGATTCTGGCCATTTGTAGAGGTTGGTGTAGGTTGGTCGGACTGGTACACGGGTGTCTTCGATGCAGTTTGATATGCAAACCGAGGCCATTGGCTCCAAGCAAGGGTTAGCACTTAGCAGTGATGAGTTTGCTTTTGTTTATAGAAATAGAGCAGAGTGTGTGAGTTTTATGAGGGATAATAGTATGGTTTTTTATGCATTTGGGagtgttaatatatatatatgtgatgtGAACGTAATGATTTGGAATGATGTTTAGGGTGTGTACATTTGAAGTCTCTAAGACAAACTAATTTTCTTCTATAATCATGTGATTTGACATGATTTAGAGTAGACTGTACGATTTATGGGTGTAAATATGAAGTGTAAGTTTGTAACCCAAAtgaaaccccccccccccccccccttctctctctttttttttttttttttttttttttaacaaacacaCCCACGAGGAACACGGAAatgagttctaacacaaaagtACACCATAATTCCACTCAAAAGTTATGATAActttttaagggagggtggaccaaattatactacacacaacacactttCTTAAATAATGTGAGACAAttatccattcttttttttttaagaaacaaacacacacaaagagaCTTTTTAAGGGAGAGTGAGCCAAATTATACTATACACAACACACTTTCTTAAACAATGTAAGACAAttatccattcttttttttgagaaacaaacacacacaaagagaCTTTTTAAGCGAGGGTGGGCCAAATTATACTATACACAACACACTTTCTTAAACAATGTGAGacaattatcctttttttttttttttttttttttttgagaaacaaacacacacaaagaagGAAATTGATTCTAACCCAAATGACCTAATAATGTttcagaacttttttttttttttttttttggataagaatATGTGTtagtaaataaaattctaatttaccaTACAAAAACAATACTTAATAGTACatgtttattattataatgacacttataaaatatgtaaacACTTTTCATATTATATTTGTACAAAAATACGTCAACAGTCAACTTGATTAAACTTCAaacatgtttattttgttgcGATGTGTCATTGTATACAACAATGAaataatcaaatcaatttttttttgttccatgttttacatttttattaaacatctataatttgaaattaaacctTATTATCGTATTTAATATGTATgattttaaataaacaaaaataaagttgtTTGATATCATATCACACATAATATACTAAAGTAGAATCCCAAAATAGAATCCAAATTATATTCTAGTTGCACTCTAATTTTATGTCAATTCTTCTTCTAATTGCCCTATTATTTGACACTAAGTATCTTTAGATTTTAAAAGCATTCAAATTTCATCCTAATTGTCCTTCCAATTATGCTCTAATTgggagaaattacactttattatCTTAAACTATATTTCTGATTACACTTTACACCATACATTTTTTGAATGCACGTTTTGCACCATAAACTATGATcattgttacactttgcatcctGACATTAAGTTTGCTGTTAACTTGGATGGAAAAATATGGAACCATGTGAAAATACCTAATTGCCCATCTTCTAAAtcctttaaaaacaaaagagaaattacactttatcaccCTAAATTATACTTctaattacactttgcaccttaAACTTTGAACTTCCATccaagtggatttttttttttttttttggttcaaaataacactatttttcaaacaattttgttagttaacATGTTTTTAAAGCTATTTAGGAAATTGACATTTCGAGTACATTGGACTCGATTTTGGTGTGCTAAATCAAGTGCAATGAACTCGATTTCAACATAGAACTCGAGTATATGGGACTCGAGTTCTGTCATATAAAAATCAAGTCCACAAGACTCgattttgtttaaattgaaCCTTCTTATGTTGCTAACCTTCAAGGCCGAAGTTCATCACTGAAGCTCATCACTTTGTCTCATTCCATATCTCTCGTTCCCCACTGAAGCTcacctgggttttgttcagaTCTAATCGGACCTGGGTTTTGGTGGAGTTGCTCGGATTGAACCTGAGTTTTGCTGGAGTTGCTCAGATCTGATCGAAATTGTAAGGAAGGTTTTGCTGGAGTTGATTGGATCGGATCTATGGTTCTCTCTCACTTTGTCTCGTTCCCCACCGAAACTCACCTGGGTTTTGCTCGAATCGGATCGGACTTAGGTTTTGCTGGAGTTGCTCGGATCGGATTGGACCTGTGAGGAAGCTTTTGTTGGAGTTTGTTGAAGGTAAGAACTAAagttgaattttgaaatttaaacgaAATCAAGTCCGTAGGACTCGATTTTTATATGACGATTAGACTCGAGTTCTATGATGTTAGTTGTTGTCCAATGTTGAAATCGAGTTCATTATACTTGATTTAGCACACCAAAATCAAGTTTATTGTACTCGAGATGTTAATTTcctaaataattttgaaaatgtgctaattaacaaaattgtttgaaaatcagtgttattttgaagaaaaaaaaatcccatctAAGTTAACATAAAACTTAAcattagggtgcaaagtgtaacatgaggtatagtttagggtggtaaagtgtaattttcacTCTCTAATTGtgtgtacattatatatatatatataaactttgaACTTCCATACAAATTAACAGAAAACTTAAcgttagggtgcaaagtgtaacaagggTCATAgttttagggtgcaaagtgtaacaaaatgtatagtttagggtgataAAGCGTAATTTTCCCGCTCTAATTGTGTGTTAGTTATATTTACATGCAAATTCATGTAACAAAacttagaaaatacaaaaagactcaatccaaatttattttatatatatatatatatatgcatgcttATTAGATAGCCCTTATAGataccgcattttgtaccctttaCGACTCGAGCTCCCATTCCCCAATGATGTTGAATTCTAagacccaaggttggtttagggcccagtcagatgttaaattgactagagaaatgttaaaatgaaaatataactcttaatgagcaaataaatctatttttggaaaagtaaGGCCAAGGAAACTCTTGCCATGTGCACAGAACTTTCTGCATGTGTATGCATGCTCGATCTTGCGCACGCATAGCAAGTTCTAGAAACTAAATAAGGCAAGATTTTTTCATTAATGTTAAGTTTTGAAACAAATTCCACATCGTCTAAGAGTTgttccaaacccctattttcacATTATAAGtagccttacatggtatattttcaGAACAGACAAAAATTCCACGGGAACACACTAAGATttactagaaatagtgaatcaaagagggagtttttcacaaaacatcttcaaatcaattttcttttgcttaGGGTCTTTTCtggccttgatctttgagtttaagattattaatcacttttttattgaattgtgaatagatttgactgaggggaacaATCAAAAATCAATCTTGAAGAGCTTTTCTTTGAGGTATTAgtctaaacttttattttccttttttatgcTTTAATCTTTCTGATTGCCTTATTTTCTTGTTATAATATGTTCTAATACGTTTATCTAGCttaggtttatgtttttgtatGTTTAAAAAGCACGTTAGGGTGTTAGATTTAGTGTTTTAAAGCTTGGTTGTGTTTCTAGGGTTTCTGGATGTAAACCTGCATACACATAATCTTGCCTGCGCATACAGGCTTGATTATGTGCACGTAGGAAAGTTCATGCGTGCGCATGAACTTACCCAAAAagcctattttttatttattcgtTTTTGTTTCTGCTTTCACATGTATGTTTCTGTatagcctcttttttttttatgctttaaaaGCCTCTGTTTCACATATTGGTTTGCTTGTTTGCCTTCAcatgttagaattagggtttatcttgtgtttcctttgttttgataccatgaacatgcattcacatgcttatgcatgatgccataggtgttgagttgctgcaaggtaagtgaggtaagtcatacATTGGTATGAACGTGCATTTTTATGACGTAATATGCTTGTTCAATGTGTGATTTTATGTCTAAGAGGTTGGAATGTATGTTATGACCCATGTTGGATTACTATGCCCTTTTGCTGCCTTGTCTTTGTTGCTGCCTCGTTTGATGATGATATGTTATGCCAtgattagatgaatgttaggatCTATGATATGTTATGCATGATTAGATGTATGGAAGGTTTTGTTTGATAAGTATGATAGATGTATGATTAGATCttttgggatgattgatgccatgtgGTTtgtttagatgcatgttagtgtgtgtgtgtgtgtgtgtgtgtgtgagttagataCAAGTTTTGAGTGTgtctttaatagggttaagacataagacacaatgatgagAAGCCAACTTTCGGGTTGGGCAGTTTTGGGTGCCTAATACTTTCCTAAGACCGTACCTTAACTCCGAACCCATATTTCTAGTAGTATGATCAAAAAGTCCCTCCTCGATAGGAcattatatatatggttcctaggccattgcaaaaactaggtggcgactccccCCTTGTGTTCATGGCCCCCCAATTGCTATTTTACCAACCAACACGCCCAAAATCATGTTTACTCAAATATGTattgctatattttttttagctatagtgaacattaaattctcaaatataCAACCTATTGTAGCTGTGAAtgtaaaatgaaatataatattttattaaaaatatctcctcattctctctcttatatcaCACCTATCCATCATTCTTTCTCTCCCACTTactccttctccctctttctctccaAGTTGCAGATATATTTCTCTCCCTATGCTGCTCAACCCATCTCTAGCGCTTTATCCCTCTACCTTTTTTCTCTTCACCCTAATGCTCTTTCCCTAGATTAAAGATTCAAGGGTTCTGTCTCTCACAGTTTAGGTCAAGGTTGTGGATCTTGCCATCTTGGGTTTTGGGTTGAGGTGGAGAATGGCGTTTGTTGTGGAGACTGGTGGGTTTCGTGTAGGAGACCAGTGGGTTTGGGTCTTGGGTCGTGGTGGAGAACGACGTTTGTTATGGAgattggtgggttttgattgtgGAGATCGTGCAGGAGACCAATGGGTTTGGGTCGTGGTGGGTGATTGACGATAAGGCGTGATTGATGGTGGTGGTTAATTGGTGGTGGTAGGTGTGATGCGGCGGTGGATATGGATCTTGGAGTGTTTGGTAGTGGTGGCTGGAAATTTTGTTGTTgagttttttgagtttttggtgCGACGATGCTATGGTGGTGATGGTTGGTGGTTTGTGGGCTGTTGTGGTtcggtggtggtggttgattgTGGTTCGATGGTTGGTTCATTTGggtggtttggtggtggttttttgttttctagtttTGTGGTGTTTCAATATTGATGGTGGTAATGGTTGGCTTTTGGCAGTTGGGTTAAGTTTCAGTAGTAGGTGGttactggtggtggtggtgatt
Coding sequences within:
- the LOC126714082 gene encoding uncharacterized protein LOC126714082 gives rise to the protein MASVCISNCIEDTRVPVRPTYTNLYKWPESDAEFVRSVSSNGHRAAGARPHPTVVDSISCRQMFLRSYTFSRKESVPEKTKKCLEKVKLRMASGNKSNKTKSTTIDEKKRPGRGVFMKAKEGSCNALFTFFRRLLFCTAKVDVVDDI